In Danaus plexippus chromosome 17, MEX_DaPlex, whole genome shotgun sequence, one DNA window encodes the following:
- the LOC116771415 gene encoding transcription factor A, mitochondrial translates to MSPFNNMFRLSNVITGSYKTVLLGRVSYSPSQICCYTKKSAEAKLGIDKPKRPLTPFFKFMGQMRPALLAKNPGISSKEAISWSSKHWQQLDSETKSQMLKEYEKDLEDYKKIKAIYESSLTDQQKEDIQKMKEDMVAAKEKRKLKAEYKELGRPKKPMSSYFLFCQTKKDLFKGQKIQEFQTTLKAEWVKLSDSERVKYEKQAQELMNKYRKDLQAWELKMISIGRSDLVKEKPVRSKSKSSQ, encoded by the exons aTGTCgccttttaataatatgtttcgtTTAAGTAATGTAATAACAGGATCCTACAAAACCGTTCTTTTAGGAAG GGTAAGTTATAGCCCTTCTCAAATATGTTGTTACACGAAGAAGTCAGCAGAAGCAAAATTGGGTATAGACAAACCAAAGAGACCATTGACCCCCTTTTTTAAGTTCATGGGTCAAATGAGACCAGCCCTGTTAGCTAAGAATCCCGGTATAAGTTCCAAAGAAGCCATATCATGGAGTTCAAAACATTGGCAGCAACTTGACAGTGAG acCAAGTCACAAATGTTGAAAGAGTATGAGAAAGATTTAGAGGACTATAAAAAGATTAAGGCAATATATGAGTCATCACTCACAGACCAACAAAAAGAAGACATCCAGAAAATGAAAGAAGACATGGTCGCAGCTAAAGAAAAACGCAAATTAAAAGCT GAATATAAAGAATTGGGGCGACCAAAGAAACCTATGTCCTCCTACTTCCTATTCTGCCAAACtaaaaaggatttatttaaGGGACAGAAAATACAAGAATTTCAGACTACATTAAAAGCTGAATGGGTTAAACTTTCTGATAGTGAAAGAGTGAAGTATGAAAAACAGGCACAGGAgcttatgaataaatatag AAAAGATTTACAGGCATGGGAACTGAAGATGATATCGATCGGACGATCAGATCTTGTTAAAGAGAAACCAGTTAGGTCCAAATCAAAATCTTCACAATAG
- the LOC116771068 gene encoding uncharacterized protein LOC116771068, with the protein MAEAAIARREARRKKILENSHNRLQLISGKNADDVGKESPISSSIFEDSLKNSPSKESCNINKCLVNNGVLTNAGLETLSILSTNQEDFAIGDGDVPFPKHDSTAFTSPTPEPVQVNPPTFEKLVSHKYDIVLLSLLIQLLYNFSIVTFERGYFFLPLAIYVTTKLAMIPRQQNSNFANIILMLNCMPPNRAQKIMSITQLVSTFTQDVCIFLFTTICTQTLWQTLRVNVL; encoded by the exons ATGGCTGAAGCAGCTATAGCACGTCGTGAAGCAcgaagaaagaaaatattagaaaattctCATAACAGATTACAATTGATATCTGGGAAAAATGCTGACGATGTTGGTAAAG AATCTCCAATAAGTAGTTCAATTTTCGAGgacagtttaaaaaactctCCTTCTAAAGAGTCCTGCAATATCAATAAGTGTTTGGTTAACAATGGTGTGCTCACAAATGCAGGACTAGAgactttaagtattttatcaacaaatCAGGAGGATTTTGCGATAGGCGATGGAGACGTCCCTTTCCCAAAGCATGACTCGACAGCTTTTACATCACCAACACCTGAACCAGTTCAGGTAAATCCACCGACTTTCGAAAAACTTGTTAGCCATAAATATGACATAGTGTTATTATCTTTGTTAAtacaattactttataatttttccattGTTACATTCGAGAGGGGTTATTTTTTCCTCCCTCTGGCAATTTATGTCACAACAAAGTTAGCAATGATCCCAAGACAACAGAACTCcaattttgcaaatattatattaatgttaaattgcATGCCACCAAATAGGGCACAGAAAATAATGTCAATAACACAATTGGTTAGTACATTCACACAGGACGTGtgcatttttttgtttacaaccATTTGTACTCAGACTTTGTGGCAGACTTTGAGAGTGAATGTTCTGtag
- the LOC116771067 gene encoding chromatin assembly factor 1 p55 subunit isoform X1, with product MGDKDGETFDDAVEERVINEEYKIWKKNTPFLYDLVMTHALEWPSLTAQWLPDVTRPEGKDYSVHRLILGTHTSDEQNHLLIASVQLPNEDAQFDASHYDNDKGEFGGFGSVSGKIDIEIKINHEGEVNRARYMPQNPCVIATKTPSSDVLVFDYTKHPSKPEPSGECHPDLRLRGHQKEGYGLSWNPNLNGYLLSASDDHTICLWDINATPKEGRVIEAKSVFTGHTAVVEDVAWHLLHESLFGSVADDQKLMIWDTRSVCNNTSKPSHTVDAHTAEVNCLSFNPYSEFILATGSADKTVALWDLRNLKLKLHSFESHKDEIFQVQWSPHNETILASSGTDRRLHVWDLSKIGEEQTAEDAEDGPPELLFIHGGHTAKISDFSWNPNEPWVICSVSEDNIMQVWQMAENIYNDEEPETPASELESGVNVNHG from the exons ATGGGTGATAAAGATGGAG AAACCTTTGATGATGCTGTGGAAGAGAGGGTTATCAACGAGGAGTACAAAATATGGAAGAAGAATACACCTTTCTTATATGACCTGGTCATGACACACGCTTTAGAGTGGCCCTCGCTGACCGCTCAGTGGCTTCCAGATGTCACAAGACCTGAAGGCAAGGATTACTCCGTACACAG ATTGATTCTGGGCACTCACACATCAGATGAACAAAACCACCTCCTCATTGCAAGTGTACAACTTCCTAATGAGGATGCACAGTTTGATGCAAGCCACTATGATAATGATAAGGGTG aATTTGGTGGTTTTGGATCAGTTTCTGGTAAGATagatatagaaattaaaattaatcatgaGGGTGAAGTGAATAGGGCTCGCTACATGCCCCAAAATCCTTGCGTCATTGCCACAAAGACACCATCTTCTGATGTCCTCGTATTTGACTACACCAAACATCCATCAAAACCCGAACCTTCCGGAGAATGTCATCCCGACCTTAG atTGCGAGGACACCAAAAGGAAGGTTATGGTTTGTCATGGAACCCTAATCTTAATGGATACCTTTTATCAGCCAG TGACGATCATACAATCTGCTTATGGGATATAAACGCCACTCCTAAGGAAGGGCGTGTGATTGAAGCCAAGTCTGTCTTCACGGGACACACAGCGGTGGTGGAGGATGTGGCGTGGCATCTGCTTCATGAATCCTTGTTTGGATCTGTGGCCGACGATCAGAAGCTCATGATATGGGATACGAGGTCAGT ATGTAACAACACGTCCAAGCCATCCCACACCGTGGATGCTCACACCGCTGAAGTGAACTGCCTTAGCTTCAACCCATATTCGGAATTTATTCTCGCCACTGGCAGTGCTGACAAAACT GTGGCGTTGTGGGACTTGCGTAACCTTAAACTGAAGTTGCACTCGTTTGAGTCGCACAAGGACGAGATCTTCCAAGTACAGTGGTCGCCACACAACGAGACCATTCTGGCTAGCAGTGGCACAGACAGGAG gctGCATGTTTGGGATCTATCGAAGATTGGTGAGGAACAGACGGCTGAGGACGCGGAGGACGGGCCCCCGGAACTGTTGTTCATCCACGGAGGTCACACCGCCAAGATATCCGACTTCTCATGGAACCCCAACGAGCCGTGGGTCATCTGCTCCGTCTCCGAGGACAACATCATGCAG GTGTGGCAAATGGCTGAGAACATCTACAACGATGAGGAACCGGAAACGCCGGCTTCGGAGCTGGAATCGGGAGTCAACGTGAACCACGGTTAG
- the LOC116771067 gene encoding chromatin assembly factor 1 p55 subunit isoform X2 yields MGDKDGETFDDAVEERVINEEYKIWKKNTPFLYDLVMTHALEWPSLTAQWLPDVTRPEGKDYSVHRLILGTHTSDEQNHLLIASVQLPNEDAQFDASHYDNDKGEFGGFGSVSGKIDIEIKINHEGEVNRARYMPQNPCVIATKTPSSDVLVFDYTKHPSKPEPSGECHPDLRLRGHQKEGYGLSWNPNLNGYLLSASDDHTICLWDINATPKEGRVIEAKSVFTGHTAVVEDVAWHLLHESLFGSVADDQKLMIWDTRCNNTSKPSHTVDAHTAEVNCLSFNPYSEFILATGSADKTVALWDLRNLKLKLHSFESHKDEIFQVQWSPHNETILASSGTDRRLHVWDLSKIGEEQTAEDAEDGPPELLFIHGGHTAKISDFSWNPNEPWVICSVSEDNIMQVWQMAENIYNDEEPETPASELESGVNVNHG; encoded by the exons ATGGGTGATAAAGATGGAG AAACCTTTGATGATGCTGTGGAAGAGAGGGTTATCAACGAGGAGTACAAAATATGGAAGAAGAATACACCTTTCTTATATGACCTGGTCATGACACACGCTTTAGAGTGGCCCTCGCTGACCGCTCAGTGGCTTCCAGATGTCACAAGACCTGAAGGCAAGGATTACTCCGTACACAG ATTGATTCTGGGCACTCACACATCAGATGAACAAAACCACCTCCTCATTGCAAGTGTACAACTTCCTAATGAGGATGCACAGTTTGATGCAAGCCACTATGATAATGATAAGGGTG aATTTGGTGGTTTTGGATCAGTTTCTGGTAAGATagatatagaaattaaaattaatcatgaGGGTGAAGTGAATAGGGCTCGCTACATGCCCCAAAATCCTTGCGTCATTGCCACAAAGACACCATCTTCTGATGTCCTCGTATTTGACTACACCAAACATCCATCAAAACCCGAACCTTCCGGAGAATGTCATCCCGACCTTAG atTGCGAGGACACCAAAAGGAAGGTTATGGTTTGTCATGGAACCCTAATCTTAATGGATACCTTTTATCAGCCAG TGACGATCATACAATCTGCTTATGGGATATAAACGCCACTCCTAAGGAAGGGCGTGTGATTGAAGCCAAGTCTGTCTTCACGGGACACACAGCGGTGGTGGAGGATGTGGCGTGGCATCTGCTTCATGAATCCTTGTTTGGATCTGTGGCCGACGATCAGAAGCTCATGATATGGGATACGAG ATGTAACAACACGTCCAAGCCATCCCACACCGTGGATGCTCACACCGCTGAAGTGAACTGCCTTAGCTTCAACCCATATTCGGAATTTATTCTCGCCACTGGCAGTGCTGACAAAACT GTGGCGTTGTGGGACTTGCGTAACCTTAAACTGAAGTTGCACTCGTTTGAGTCGCACAAGGACGAGATCTTCCAAGTACAGTGGTCGCCACACAACGAGACCATTCTGGCTAGCAGTGGCACAGACAGGAG gctGCATGTTTGGGATCTATCGAAGATTGGTGAGGAACAGACGGCTGAGGACGCGGAGGACGGGCCCCCGGAACTGTTGTTCATCCACGGAGGTCACACCGCCAAGATATCCGACTTCTCATGGAACCCCAACGAGCCGTGGGTCATCTGCTCCGTCTCCGAGGACAACATCATGCAG GTGTGGCAAATGGCTGAGAACATCTACAACGATGAGGAACCGGAAACGCCGGCTTCGGAGCTGGAATCGGGAGTCAACGTGAACCACGGTTAG
- the LOC116771066 gene encoding homogentisate 1,2-dioxygenase, protein MANLKYLSGFGSEFSSEDPRRPGALPEGQNSPQRCAYGLYAEQLSGSAFTAPRTENRRSWLYRIRPSVIHKPFVKSNISEHLTHKWDDEEPNPNQSRWLPFDIPTQGSVDFASGLHTVCGAGDPRSRHGIAIHIYLCNASMENSAFYNSDGDFLMVPQQGTLNITTEFGKMEIRPNEIAVIQQGMRFAVAVDGPTRGYILEVFDGHFKLPDLGPIGANGLANPRDFLTPVAYYEDKEVPDFKIINKYQGALFEAVQGHSPFDVVAWHGNYVPYKYDLSKFMVINSVSFDHCDPSIFTVLTCPSTKPGVAIADFVIFPPRWSVQENTFRPPYYHRNCMSEFMGLILGSYEAKEGGFLPGGASLHSMMTPHGPDAQCFEGASKEKLVPQKIAVGTQAFMFESSLSMAITKWGFETCKKLDGNYYQCWHNLPKLFSEKIDI, encoded by the exons ATGGCAAATTTAAAG TATCTTTCtggcttcgggtcagaattCTCAAGCGAGGATCCTCGTCGTCCCGGAGCGTTACCCGAGGGTCAGAACAGTCCTCAACGCTGTGCTTACGGGTTGTACGCTGAACAGCTTTCAGGCAGTGCCTTTACGGCTCCACGAACAGAAAACAGGCGCTCTTGGCTCTACAG gatccGCCCATCTGTGATCCACAAACCATTCGTTAAATCGAATATTTCGGAGCACCTGACACACAAATGGGATGACGAAGAACCAAATCCAAATCAA tcGCGTTGGCTCCCCTTCGACATACCTACTCAAGGTTCGGTGGACTTCGCGTCGGGTCTGCACACAGTCTGCGGAGCTGGTGATCCTCGTTCCCGACATGGCATCGCCATACACATCTATCTCTGCAACGCATCTATGGAGAACAGCGCATTTTATAACAGTGATGGGGACTTCCTCATGG TTCCGCAACAAGGAACTTTAAACATAACAACTGAATTTGGTAAAATGGAGATCCGACCAAATGAAATTGCTGTGATACAACAAGGGATGAGATTCGCTGTCGCTGTAGACGGGCCCACAAG AGGTTATATTTTGGAAGTGTTTGATGGGCATTTCAAACTACCCGACTTAGGGCCGATAGGTGCCAATGGTTTAGCAAACCCTCGCGACTTCCTTACACCAGTCGCATACTACGAAGATAAAGAAGTACCCG ATTtcaagataattaataaataccagGGAGCTCTGTTCGAGGCTGTTCAAGGTCATTCTCCTTTCGATGTGGTAGCCTGGCACGGCAACTACGTCCCTTATAAATACGACCTCAGCAAGTTTATGGTCATCAATTCGGTTTCCTTCGATCATTGT GACCCATCTATATTTACTGTACTAACCTGTCCCTCAACAAAGCCCGGTGTTGCCATAGcagattttgttatatttcctCCTCGATGGTCGGTGcaagaaaatacatttagaCCTCCTTACTATCATA GAAATTGTATGAGCGAATTTATGGGTCTTATCCTGGGTTCGTATGAAGCGAAAGAAGGTGGTTTTCTACCAGGGGGAGCTTCTCTCCATTCAATGATGACTCCACACGGTCCTGATGCACAATGTTTTGAAGGAGCCTCCAAGGAAAAGCTGGTACCGCAGAAAATAGCCGTGGGGACTCAG gcTTTTATGTTCGAGTCATCTCTCAGTATGGCGATAACGAAGTGGGGCTTCGAGACGTGTAAAAAACTCGACGGCAATTACTATCAGTGCTGGCATAATTTACCTAAACTTTTCTCagaaaaaatagatatttga